GATTTGGCCTTCTCCTCCATCTGGTCTTCTCTCGATTTCTTCTTGGATTTTGCAGGTAAGGACTTCTTCTAACCCCAAGATCATGACTATTGCCAAGCTCATCTTGCAAGCGGCCTGCTATCTCATCTAGCGGGAGCGTAATGTCCGGATCTTCAACAACATAACCTCACCGACATCTGTTACTCAAGCTTCCCTGGACCGCTCTTTAAGGGATCGGTTtctctccctcttcttctacctctccttctcttcttcttacttatTTTGGTTGtattagtttttctttctagcaatttttttttctagtaaGTTTCGCtttcgtaaaaaaaaacagaaaattggTATAAAGTTAAccttctaccaaaaaaaaaaaggtacaaGTTCAGAATATCATACATTCATTATTACCATAAAATCTCTTCTAGTCAAAGTCTCTACATCCGGAATTAAGAGTTGTTATTAATCGACCATAACTATGCGGataacaaatattaacaaCCTTCCAAACATTAATCTAAGAATTGACTAATTTTTATGCAATTTAATTTACCACCATTTTTCCATCTATATAAACCCTATCTTGCacccaaccaaaaaaaaaatattccttGGCTAAAGCCAAATACATCAATCACATACTTAGCttaaatttctctcttttttttttataaccaataaactcataattttgtttttctccaaaatgaatcccaagaaaaccaaaggaaaacaaaagattaacatcaagaaaattgaaaaagacgAAGACAGATCGGTCACATTGTCTAAGCGTCTAAATGCTATCTACACTATGATCATTGAGCTTTCCATTCTCTGTGGTGTTGAAGTTGCGTTTATCGGGTATTCTTGCTCTGGAAAACCATACACATTCGGCAGTCCGTCCTTCCAAGCCGTGGTGGAGCGGTTTCTCAACGGCGAGGCctcgtcgtcttcttcatcatcgttGCAACGATCGGTCAAGAATGCTCACAAGCAAGCGAAGATTCAAGAGCTTTGCAAAAGATACAATAGATTGGTGGAGGAGTTAAAGGTGGACGAAGTCAAAGTCAAGAAGGCAGCTGCATTGGCGGAGACGAGGGCCGTGAATAAGGATGCGTGGTGGAAAGCAGATCCAAATGACGTGAAGGATCACGAAAAggcgaagaagatgatggagaagTATCAAGAGCTCAAAGAGAAACTGCGTGAGGAAGTTGCTTTAAGGATCAAGAGAGGACATGATGAGAATAATAACAAATGATCTGTaatcaagattttaattaGTAGATCACTTGTGATCATCACTAGTTAATTATGAGTGTTaagaattatgttttttatttgtcttttttatacattatgaattgttattgttttctaCAACATCCAGTAATGggttaaaaaaactgaaatattttgttttaatagaTATCACCTTTGAGTTTaacaaaatcttattaaaacagaaagaaaaaaagtattgtGTAGTAGTATGAtgctctttaatttttattttattttaccaaaGAGAAGTCATGAAAGATTTTGTAACATATTAAACTGTGAAAAATGCTGCTACAAGGAGACTTTGTTAAATTGGCAAAGAGTGTTACATTTCCGTTAACATATGCTTACTAGGATGCAGCGTTTACAATTTAAGATGCCACttcatttaaattctaaaacaaaaattatggaTAAAATCTTATTTAGAAAGAACTGAGCATATGACCTTTATGCATATTTTGCACACTCACTACCAATTTAGATTGGACAACTTCTTTGTCAATTAATTACATACACAAACGTGTAAATATATAGTCTCCTTTAATTTTGCCATAGTTTTTACTGAATATCGATGTGTAATTATTTCATATATGTTCCTTGTATCATCTCTAATTAAGAAAGTAGaatgaatcttttttgtatatatgtactaGGATCTAATTTAGAAATGTTTTGAGAAGTGGGAGTTGAAGATGCTTCTTATACAAAAGGTACAAGTTAAGAAGCTGGGGAGTTAATGTCCCTGTTGAGTGGGTGCTCTGTTCTTCTGGCCTAGAGACTCATGCTCACTTATTCTTTGACTGTGCTTATTCTGCCACTCTTTGGGAAGGGTTTGCTTCAAGGATTTGGCCTTCTCCTCCATCTGGTCTTCTCTCGATTTCTTCTTGGATTTTGCAGGCAAGGACTTCTTCTAACCCCAAGATCACGACTATTGTCAAGCTCATCTTGCAAGCGGCCTGCTATCTCATCTAGCGAGAGCGTAATGCCCGGATCTTCAACAACATCAACTCACCACCGTCTGTTACTCAAGCTTCCCTGGACCGCTCTTTAAGGGATCGACTTCTCTCCTTCCATGCCTCTTCTTCTacctctccttctcttcttcttacttatTTTGGATGTATTAGTTTTCCTTTGTAGTagctttatttttaatacGTTTCGCTTCTctacagaaaaaaacagaaaattggTATAAATAAACCTTttacgcaaaaaaaaaaaatataagttcAGAATATCATACATTcattattaacataaaatCTCTTCTAGTCAAAGTCTCTACATCCGGAATTAAGAGTTATTATCAATCGACCATAACTATGCGGataacaaatattaacaaCCTTCCAAACATTAATCTAATATCATACATTCATTATTACCATAAAATCTCTTCTAGTCAAAGTCTCTACATCCGGAATTAAGAGTTTTTATTAATCGACCATAACTATGCGGATTACAAATATTACCAACCTtccaaacattaatttaagaATTGacttttttaatgaaatttaaattacTACCATTTTTCCATCTATATAAACCTTATCTTgcacccaacaaaaaaaacatattcctTGGCTAAAgccaaaaacaacaatcacatacttagtttaaatttctctttttttttttataaccaataaactcataattgtttttttctccaaaatgaatcccaagaaaaccaaaggaaaacaaaagattaacatcaagaaaattgaaaaagatgaagGCAGATCGGTCACATTCTCTAAGCGTCTAAATGGTATCTACACTAAAATCAGTGAGCTTTCTATTCTCTGTGGTGTTGAAGTTGCGTTTATCGGGTATTCTTGCTCTGGAAAACCATACACTTTTGGCAGTCCATCCTTCCAAGCCGTGGCGGAGCGGTTTCTCAACGGCGATGCctcgtcgtcttcttcatcatcattggTCATGAATGCTCACAAGCAAGCGAAGATTCAAGAGCTTTGCAAAAAATACAATAGATTGGTGGAGGAGTTAAAGGTGGACGAAGTCAAAGTCAAGAAGGCAGCTGCATTGGCGGAGACGAGGGTCGTGAATAAGGATGTGTGGTGGAAAGTGGATCCAAATGACGTGAAGGATCACGAAAAggcgaagaagatgatggagaagTATCAAGAGCTCT
This sequence is a window from Arabidopsis thaliana chromosome 1 sequence. Protein-coding genes within it:
- the AGL58 gene encoding AGAMOUS-like 58 (AGAMOUS-like 58 (AGL58); FUNCTIONS IN: DNA binding, sequence-specific DNA binding transcription factor activity; INVOLVED IN: regulation of transcription, DNA-dependent; LOCATED IN: nucleus; EXPRESSED IN: antipodal cell, embryo, endosperm; CONTAINS InterPro DOMAIN/s: Transcription factor, MADS-box (InterPro:IPR002100); BEST Arabidopsis thaliana protein match is: AGAMOUS-like 59 (TAIR:AT1G28460.1); Has 4825 Blast hits to 4825 proteins in 573 species: Archae - 0; Bacteria - 0; Metazoa - 521; Fungi - 220; Plants - 4036; Viruses - 0; Other Eukaryotes - 48 (source: NCBI BLink).) yields the protein MNPKKTKGKQKINIKKIEKDEDRSVTLSKRLNAIYTMIIELSILCGVEVAFIGYSCSGKPYTFGSPSFQAVVERFLNGEASSSSSSSLQRSVKNAHKQAKIQELCKRYNRLVEELKVDEVKVKKAAALAETRAVNKDAWWKADPNDVKDHEKAKKMMEKYQELKEKLREEVALRIKRGHDENNNK
- the AGL59 gene encoding AGAMOUS-like 59 (AGAMOUS-like 59 (AGL59); FUNCTIONS IN: DNA binding, sequence-specific DNA binding transcription factor activity; INVOLVED IN: regulation of transcription, DNA-dependent; LOCATED IN: nucleus; EXPRESSED IN: antipodal cell, embryo, endosperm; CONTAINS InterPro DOMAIN/s: Transcription factor, MADS-box (InterPro:IPR002100); BEST Arabidopsis thaliana protein match is: AGAMOUS-like 58 (TAIR:AT1G28450.1); Has 5362 Blast hits to 5362 proteins in 648 species: Archae - 0; Bacteria - 0; Metazoa - 601; Fungi - 291; Plants - 4406; Viruses - 0; Other Eukaryotes - 64 (source: NCBI BLink).), with the protein product MNPKKTKGKQKINIKKIEKDEGRSVTFSKRLNGIYTKISELSILCGVEVAFIGYSCSGKPYTFGSPSFQAVAERFLNGDASSSSSSSLVMNAHKQAKIQELCKKYNRLVEELKVDEVKVKKAAALAETRVVNKDVWWKVDPNDVKDHEKAKKMMEKYQELYDKLCEQAASRIKRGHDENNNK